A stretch of Allostreptomyces psammosilenae DNA encodes these proteins:
- a CDS encoding zinc-dependent metalloprotease: MTSEADTMVDWNVAVATATRLVRPGPDIGRDEARAVVAELRRHAAASVEPVRSFTRLTLPEPEVDGGPVLVVDRPGWVRANAAGFAAVLSPLTEKLRERRGAGPAAEALAGVGSKITGVEVGTLLAVLSSRVLGQFETFSPLGPSVPGRLLLVAPNIVQVERDLEVDPHDFRLWVCLHEETHRTQFTAVPWLRDHLEGEIRAFLAETEMDPGTMFGRLREAVQSGGGVQGRLRALRDRERPEPAEPDAGEEAPTLADLVQTPVQREILQRLTAVMSLLEGHADYVMDGVGPDVVPSVREIREKFTRRRERGAGRLDQVLRRVLGLDAKLRQYQEGERFVRTVVERVGMEGFNRVWTSPNTLPTRAEIHTPQAWVDRVHSGGAWGAKSRPESAPDAADRGPDPEGDQGREPGADH, from the coding sequence ATGACGAGTGAAGCCGACACCATGGTCGACTGGAACGTCGCCGTCGCGACGGCGACGCGGCTGGTGCGCCCCGGCCCGGACATCGGGAGGGATGAGGCGCGAGCCGTCGTGGCGGAGCTGCGCCGGCACGCCGCCGCCTCCGTCGAGCCCGTGCGGTCCTTCACCCGCCTCACCCTCCCGGAGCCGGAGGTCGACGGCGGCCCGGTGCTGGTCGTGGACCGCCCGGGCTGGGTGCGGGCCAACGCCGCCGGCTTCGCCGCCGTGCTCAGCCCGCTCACCGAGAAGCTGCGCGAGCGGCGCGGCGCCGGCCCGGCGGCCGAGGCGCTGGCCGGCGTCGGCAGCAAGATCACCGGTGTGGAGGTCGGCACCCTGCTGGCCGTGCTCTCCTCCCGGGTGCTGGGCCAGTTCGAGACGTTCTCCCCGCTCGGCCCGTCCGTGCCCGGGCGGCTGCTGCTGGTCGCCCCGAACATCGTCCAGGTGGAGCGTGACCTGGAGGTCGACCCGCACGACTTCCGGCTGTGGGTGTGCCTGCACGAGGAGACCCACCGCACCCAGTTCACCGCCGTCCCGTGGCTCCGCGACCACCTGGAGGGCGAGATCCGCGCCTTCCTGGCGGAGACCGAGATGGACCCGGGCACCATGTTCGGCCGGCTGCGCGAGGCGGTGCAGTCCGGCGGCGGCGTGCAGGGGCGGCTGCGCGCGCTGCGGGACCGGGAGCGCCCCGAGCCCGCCGAACCCGACGCCGGCGAGGAGGCGCCCACGCTGGCCGACCTGGTGCAGACCCCGGTGCAGCGGGAGATCCTGCAACGGCTGACCGCCGTGATGTCGCTGCTGGAGGGCCACGCCGACTACGTCATGGACGGGGTGGGCCCGGACGTCGTGCCCTCGGTGCGGGAGATCCGGGAGAAGTTCACCCGCCGCCGGGAGCGCGGGGCCGGCCGACTCGACCAGGTGCTGCGCCGGGTGCTCGGCCTGGACGCCAAGCTGCGGCAGTACCAGGAGGGCGAGCGGTTCGTCCGCACCGTCGTGGAGCGGGTCGGCATGGAGGGCTTCAACCGGGTGTGGACCTCCCCCAACACCCTGCCGACCCGCGCCGAGATCCACACCCCGCAGGCCTGGGTGGACCGGGTGCACTCCGGCGGCGCCTGGGGCGCGAAGTCCCGGCCGGAGTCGGCGCCGGACGCCGCCGACCGCGGCCCCGACCCCGAGGGCGACCAGGGGAGGGAACCGGGCGCGGATCACTGA
- the hpt gene encoding hypoxanthine phosphoribosyltransferase: protein MDDKDMGADLAKVLITQDEISAKLRELGERIDQDYAGRDLLLIGVLKGAVMVMADLARVLHSPVTMDWMAVSSYGSGTKSSGVVRILKDLDVDIAGRDVLVVEDIIDSGLTLSWLLSNLGSRGPASLEVATLLRKPEAAQVNIEVKYVGFDIPNEFVVGYGLDYAERYRNLPFVGTLAPHVYGG from the coding sequence GTGGACGACAAGGACATGGGCGCCGATCTCGCCAAGGTGCTCATCACGCAGGACGAGATCTCCGCGAAACTGCGGGAGCTCGGCGAGCGCATCGACCAGGACTACGCGGGGCGTGATCTGCTCCTCATCGGCGTGCTCAAGGGTGCCGTGATGGTCATGGCGGACCTGGCGCGGGTGCTGCACTCGCCGGTGACCATGGACTGGATGGCGGTCTCCTCCTACGGCTCCGGAACGAAGTCCTCCGGTGTGGTGAGGATCCTCAAGGACCTCGACGTTGACATCGCGGGCCGCGACGTGCTCGTGGTCGAGGACATCATCGACTCCGGGCTGACCCTCTCCTGGCTGCTGAGCAACCTCGGCTCGCGCGGCCCGGCCTCCCTGGAGGTGGCCACGCTGCTGCGCAAGCCGGAGGCGGCGCAGGTGAACATCGAGGTCAAGTACGTGGGCTTCGACATCCCGAACGAGTTCGTGGTCGGCTACGGCCTCGACTACGCGGAGCGGTACCGCAACCTGCCGTTCGTCGGCACGCTCGCCCCGCACGTCTACGGCGGCTGA
- the tilS gene encoding tRNA lysidine(34) synthetase TilS — protein sequence MGPHPAVASIRLAVRRALADLAPDDLVLVACSGGADSMALASAVAFEAPKATWRAGAVTVDHGLQAGSTARALEVAARLRALGLDPVDALGVRVGSRGGPEAAARTARYQALDAAAEHHGAAAVLLGHTRDDQAETVLLGLARGSGARSLAGMPPVRGRYRRPFLDLDRTTTRQACLVQGLAVWEDPHNADAAYTRVRVRNDVLPVLEKALGKGVTEALARTARLFRDDADALDAWAAEAAARARVPLPAPEAAPHRPHGAPHTAGAPRATAAPQASGAPQAAGAPQAAGESSHTPAEAAQAPAETAGATPAPPNAFRADVLAELPAAVRRRVLRRAALDAGSPGGELFARHIEQVDRLVTAWRGQGPLHLPGGVSVVRTCGTLVFR from the coding sequence ATGGGTCCACACCCGGCGGTGGCATCGATACGCCTGGCGGTCCGGCGAGCGCTCGCCGACCTCGCCCCCGACGACCTGGTGCTGGTCGCGTGCAGCGGCGGCGCCGATTCCATGGCGCTCGCCTCGGCGGTCGCCTTCGAGGCCCCCAAGGCGACCTGGCGCGCCGGCGCCGTCACCGTCGACCACGGCCTGCAGGCCGGCTCCACGGCCCGCGCGCTGGAGGTGGCCGCCAGACTGCGCGCCCTCGGCCTCGACCCGGTGGACGCCCTCGGGGTCCGGGTGGGCAGCCGCGGCGGCCCGGAGGCCGCCGCCCGCACCGCCCGCTACCAGGCCCTGGACGCCGCCGCCGAGCACCACGGCGCCGCCGCCGTCCTGCTCGGCCACACCCGCGACGACCAGGCGGAGACCGTGCTGCTCGGCCTCGCCCGCGGCTCCGGCGCCCGCTCGCTGGCCGGGATGCCGCCCGTCCGCGGCCGCTACCGCCGCCCCTTCCTCGACCTGGACCGCACCACCACCCGCCAGGCCTGCCTGGTGCAGGGCCTCGCCGTGTGGGAGGACCCGCACAACGCCGACGCCGCCTACACCCGGGTCCGGGTCCGCAACGACGTGCTGCCGGTGCTGGAGAAGGCCCTCGGCAAGGGCGTCACCGAGGCCCTGGCCCGCACCGCCCGACTCTTCCGCGACGACGCCGACGCACTGGACGCCTGGGCCGCCGAGGCCGCCGCCCGCGCCCGCGTCCCGCTCCCCGCGCCCGAGGCCGCGCCCCACCGCCCCCACGGCGCCCCGCACACCGCCGGCGCCCCCCGCGCCACCGCCGCCCCGCAGGCCAGCGGCGCCCCGCAGGCCGCCGGGGCCCCGCAGGCCGCCGGTGAGAGCTCTCACACCCCCGCCGAGGCCGCCCAGGCCCCCGCCGAGACCGCCGGCGCGACCCCCGCGCCCCCGAACGCCTTCCGCGCCGACGTGCTGGCCGAACTGCCCGCCGCCGTCCGCCGCCGGGTGCTGCGCCGTGCCGCCCTGGACGCCGGGAGCCCCGGCGGCGAGCTGTTCGCCCGGCACATCGAGCAGGTCGACCGGCTGGTGACCGCCTGGCGCGGTCAGGGCCCGCTGCACCTGCCGGGCGGCGTCAGCGTCGTCCGGACGTGTGGCACGCTGGTCTTCCGGTAG
- the dacB gene encoding D-alanyl-D-alanine carboxypeptidase/D-alanyl-D-alanine endopeptidase, with amino-acid sequence MRRTLATALLLPVLLTGAACDRDDAAGTAGEAPGGAGTAGGLPELGAGLSVLQPVIGEGGLVVGGQAPPVAADEGAGARLPTSDGLRQALAPLLTDRSLGSVSVAVADALTGELIYQLDASDPSVPASTNKILTAVAALSRLDGGQGIATRVVRADDGRIVLVGGGDPLLTGEGGPEAARETFDRLRAAGDAATGTGASGPAGGTGPARLADLAARTALALRAEGVDSVRVGYDTSRYEGPQRHPIGVNENIAKTVPLMVDEGREDPTTTRNAPRVVNPEVDAARLFADMLAACGITVEGEVESVTVPEELLPTPVPAPSVSTRGDAGRGGDGSAEAAGGTGADAEASVDTLRAGPQARGDLAGLPDGGASLGITDEAPLDSPPLDAAAPGGPSLVPGTPSAPAAPAPGGGAAGSADSDAAGSSDSAGEREPAGPVLAEVRSEPVATLVERMLTESDNDLAEALVRQVAIVEQRPASFEGAAQAVADVLTHAGLDIGRAEFADGSGLDRANRIPAQLLVQALALAASPEHPELRPALTGLPVAGFTGTLDGRYRPDAGDAGADAAGLVRAKTGSLTGVNTLAGLVVDADGGLLAFAFLSNDSPDAVAARASLDAMAGVLAECGCG; translated from the coding sequence GTGCGCAGGACGCTGGCGACAGCGCTGCTGCTCCCCGTCCTGCTGACCGGGGCCGCCTGTGACCGCGACGACGCGGCCGGGACCGCCGGCGAGGCCCCGGGCGGCGCCGGCACGGCCGGCGGGCTGCCGGAACTGGGCGCGGGGCTGTCGGTGCTCCAGCCGGTCATCGGCGAGGGCGGCCTGGTCGTCGGCGGCCAGGCGCCGCCCGTCGCGGCCGACGAGGGGGCGGGCGCGCGGCTGCCCACCTCCGACGGCCTCCGGCAGGCGCTCGCGCCGCTGCTCACCGACCGCTCCCTCGGCTCGGTGTCGGTGGCCGTGGCGGACGCGCTGACCGGGGAGCTGATCTACCAGCTGGACGCCTCCGACCCGTCGGTGCCGGCCTCCACCAACAAGATCCTCACCGCCGTGGCCGCGCTGAGCCGGCTGGACGGCGGGCAGGGCATCGCCACCCGCGTGGTGCGCGCCGACGACGGCCGGATCGTGCTGGTCGGCGGCGGGGACCCGCTGCTCACCGGCGAGGGCGGGCCGGAGGCGGCCCGGGAGACCTTCGACCGGCTGCGCGCCGCGGGCGACGCGGCCACCGGGACCGGCGCCTCCGGTCCGGCCGGCGGCACCGGCCCCGCCCGGCTGGCCGACCTGGCGGCCCGGACGGCGCTGGCGCTGCGGGCCGAGGGGGTGGACAGCGTGCGGGTCGGCTACGACACCTCCCGCTACGAGGGTCCGCAGCGCCACCCGATCGGGGTCAACGAGAACATCGCCAAGACCGTCCCCCTGATGGTCGACGAGGGCCGCGAGGACCCGACCACCACCCGGAACGCGCCCCGGGTGGTGAACCCGGAGGTCGACGCCGCGCGGCTGTTCGCCGACATGCTGGCGGCCTGTGGCATCACCGTGGAGGGCGAGGTGGAGTCGGTGACCGTGCCGGAGGAACTGCTGCCCACGCCCGTCCCGGCGCCCTCCGTCAGCACCCGCGGCGACGCCGGCCGGGGCGGCGACGGCTCCGCCGAGGCCGCCGGCGGCACCGGCGCCGACGCGGAGGCGTCGGTCGACACCCTGCGGGCCGGCCCGCAGGCGCGCGGCGACCTCGCCGGGCTGCCGGACGGCGGCGCCTCGCTCGGCATCACCGACGAGGCCCCGCTGGACTCCCCGCCGCTGGACGCCGCCGCCCCGGGCGGGCCCTCCCTCGTGCCCGGCACCCCCTCCGCCCCCGCCGCCCCGGCGCCCGGGGGAGGGGCGGCCGGCTCCGCCGACTCGGACGCGGCCGGCTCGTCGGACTCCGCCGGGGAGCGGGAGCCGGCCGGCCCGGTGCTGGCCGAGGTGCGCTCCGAGCCGGTCGCCACGCTCGTCGAGCGGATGCTCACCGAGAGCGACAACGACCTGGCCGAGGCGCTGGTCCGGCAGGTGGCCATCGTGGAGCAGCGTCCGGCCTCCTTCGAGGGGGCGGCGCAGGCCGTCGCGGACGTGCTCACCCACGCCGGGCTGGACATCGGCCGGGCGGAGTTCGCCGACGGCAGCGGCCTGGACCGGGCCAACCGCATCCCCGCGCAGCTGCTGGTCCAGGCGCTCGCGCTGGCGGCCTCCCCGGAGCACCCGGAGCTGCGCCCGGCCCTCACCGGCCTGCCGGTGGCCGGCTTCACCGGCACCCTGGACGGCCGCTACCGGCCGGACGCCGGGGACGCCGGCGCGGACGCGGCCGGACTGGTGCGCGCCAAGACCGGCTCGCTGACCGGCGTGAACACGCTGGCCGGGCTGGTGGTGGACGCGGACGGCGGGCTGCTCGCGTTCGCCTTCCTCTCCAACGACAGCCCCGACGCGGTCGCCGCCCGCGCGTCCCTGGACGCCATGGCCGGCGTGCTGGCCGAGTGCGGCTGCGGCTGA
- the folP gene encoding dihydropteroate synthase, whose translation MGVVNVTPDSFSDGGRWFDTDAAVAHGLELLEQGADLIDVGGESTRPGASRVSEAEELRRVLPVVRELAAAGAVLSVDTMRARVASAALESGARLVNDVSGGLADPAMLRVVAETGAPFVVMHWRGQSVDMQSRAVYDDPRGTAAQVADELRRRLDEVVAAGIDPERTVLDPGLGFAKTAEHNWQLLAGLDRLLALGRPVLVAASRKGFLGKLLADGEGNPRPAAGRDAATAAISALAADRGAWAVRVHDVPPTADAVRVAAAIRGAAR comes from the coding sequence ATGGGCGTGGTGAACGTCACCCCCGACTCCTTCTCCGACGGCGGCCGGTGGTTCGACACCGACGCCGCCGTAGCCCACGGCCTGGAACTGCTGGAGCAGGGCGCCGACCTGATCGACGTCGGCGGGGAGTCCACCCGCCCCGGAGCCTCCCGGGTGTCCGAGGCGGAGGAGCTGCGCCGGGTGCTGCCGGTGGTGCGGGAGCTGGCCGCCGCCGGCGCCGTGCTCAGCGTGGACACCATGCGCGCCCGTGTCGCCTCCGCCGCCCTGGAGAGCGGCGCCCGCCTGGTCAACGACGTCAGCGGCGGCCTCGCGGACCCCGCCATGCTGCGGGTGGTCGCCGAGACCGGGGCGCCGTTCGTGGTGATGCACTGGCGGGGGCAGAGCGTCGACATGCAGTCCCGCGCCGTGTACGACGATCCGCGCGGCACCGCCGCGCAGGTCGCCGACGAACTCCGCCGCCGCCTCGACGAGGTCGTCGCCGCCGGCATCGATCCGGAGCGGACCGTTCTGGATCCCGGCCTGGGCTTCGCCAAGACGGCCGAGCACAACTGGCAGCTGCTCGCCGGGCTCGACCGGCTGCTCGCCCTGGGCCGTCCCGTCCTCGTGGCGGCGTCACGCAAGGGGTTCCTGGGCAAGCTGCTGGCCGACGGTGAGGGCAACCCACGCCCGGCCGCCGGACGGGACGCGGCCACGGCCGCGATCTCGGCGCTCGCCGCCGACCGGGGAGCGTGGGCGGTCCGGGTACATGACGTGCCGCCGACGGCGGACGCCGTCCGCGTCGCCGCCGCGATCCGAGGAGCCGCACGATGA
- a CDS encoding TetR/AcrR family transcriptional regulator, translating to MSEQRRTTLGGRPLRADAERTVRTILEAAERVLSRDPTATMERIAEAAGVARTTVHRRFATREALVDAMALWAARRFHEAVRSAAPENAPPLVALYQVTANVLRVKISWSFAMSRMPSTDAEVERIHAEVRDSCERMFLRARQDGVLRADADVDWVRRVYYALIHEAAEDRDGDTDLLATLVVDTLLRGVGASPAPTRPTSPPMPPPPSPPPPPSPPA from the coding sequence GTGAGTGAGCAGCGACGGACGACGCTCGGCGGACGCCCCCTGCGGGCGGACGCCGAACGCACGGTGCGCACGATCCTGGAGGCGGCCGAGCGGGTGCTCAGCCGGGACCCCACGGCCACCATGGAGCGGATCGCCGAGGCCGCCGGGGTCGCCAGGACGACCGTCCACCGCCGCTTCGCCACCCGTGAGGCGCTGGTCGACGCCATGGCCCTGTGGGCCGCCCGGCGGTTCCACGAGGCCGTGCGCTCCGCGGCGCCCGAGAACGCCCCGCCGCTGGTCGCGCTGTACCAGGTCACCGCCAACGTGCTCCGGGTCAAGATCAGCTGGAGCTTCGCGATGAGCCGCATGCCGTCCACCGACGCCGAGGTGGAACGCATCCACGCCGAGGTCCGCGACTCCTGCGAGCGGATGTTCCTGCGGGCCCGCCAGGACGGCGTGCTGCGCGCCGACGCGGACGTCGACTGGGTCCGCCGGGTCTACTACGCGCTCATCCACGAGGCGGCCGAGGACCGCGACGGCGACACCGACCTGCTCGCCACCCTGGTCGTCGACACCCTGCTGCGCGGCGTGGGCGCCTCCCCCGCGCCGACCCGGCCGACCTCGCCGCCCATGCCGCCACCGCCGAGCCCGCCGCCACCGCCGAGCCCGCCGGCGTAG
- a CDS encoding inorganic diphosphatase encodes MEFDVTVEIPRGQRNKYEVDHATGRVRLDRRLFTAFGYPTDYGYIEDTLGEDGDPLDAMVLLEEPVYPGVLVESRPVGMFRMTDEAGGDDKVLCVQAGDPRMDHIQDIKDVPQHVLDEIQHFFEHYKDIEPGKSVEPGATWVGREEAERVIEAAIARLKESGGH; translated from the coding sequence GTGGAGTTCGACGTCACGGTCGAGATCCCGCGCGGTCAGCGCAACAAGTACGAGGTGGACCACGCCACCGGCCGGGTCCGGCTGGACCGCCGGCTGTTCACCGCCTTCGGTTACCCGACCGACTACGGCTACATCGAGGACACCCTGGGCGAGGACGGCGACCCGCTGGACGCCATGGTGCTGCTGGAGGAGCCGGTCTACCCGGGCGTCCTGGTGGAGTCGCGCCCGGTCGGCATGTTCCGGATGACGGACGAGGCCGGCGGCGACGACAAGGTGCTGTGCGTGCAGGCCGGTGACCCGCGGATGGACCACATCCAGGACATCAAGGACGTGCCGCAGCACGTGCTGGACGAGATCCAGCACTTCTTCGAGCACTACAAGGACATCGAGCCGGGCAAGTCGGTCGAGCCGGGCGCCACCTGGGTCGGCCGCGAGGAGGCGGAGCGCGTGATCGAGGCCGCCATCGCCCGTCTGAAGGAGTCCGGCGGCCACTGA
- the folE gene encoding GTP cyclohydrolase I FolE gives MTDPVTLTEPQNEPITHRGRAVGEFDFDRAARAVRELLIAVGEDPDRDGLRDTPARVARAYQEMFAGLRQDPEEVLTTTFDLGHDEMVLVKDIEVYSVCEHHLVPFHGVAHVGYIPATDGRITGLSKLARLVEVYARRPQVQERLTSQVADALMRILQPRGVIVVVECEHLCMSMRGIRKPGAKTATSAVRGQLRDAVTRAEAMSLLRG, from the coding sequence ATGACCGATCCGGTCACGCTGACCGAGCCCCAGAACGAGCCGATCACCCACCGTGGACGAGCGGTCGGCGAGTTCGACTTCGACCGCGCCGCGCGGGCCGTGCGTGAACTGCTCATCGCGGTCGGGGAGGACCCCGACCGCGATGGGCTCCGGGACACGCCGGCGCGCGTGGCGCGCGCCTACCAGGAGATGTTCGCCGGGCTGCGTCAGGACCCCGAGGAGGTCCTGACCACCACCTTCGACCTCGGCCACGACGAGATGGTGCTGGTCAAGGACATCGAGGTGTACAGCGTGTGCGAGCACCACCTGGTGCCGTTCCACGGTGTCGCCCACGTGGGGTACATCCCGGCGACGGACGGCCGGATCACCGGCCTGTCCAAGCTGGCCCGGCTGGTCGAGGTCTACGCCCGGCGCCCCCAGGTGCAGGAACGTCTCACTTCGCAGGTGGCGGACGCCCTGATGCGAATACTCCAGCCGCGCGGCGTGATCGTCGTGGTGGAGTGCGAGCACCTGTGCATGTCGATGCGGGGCATCCGCAAGCCGGGGGCCAAGACGGCCACCTCGGCGGTGCGCGGACAGCTGCGCGACGCGGTGACCCGCGCCGAGGCGATGAGCCTGCTCCGCGGCTGA
- a CDS encoding SDR family NAD(P)-dependent oxidoreductase translates to MRTQLTGKTAVVTGASRGIGLAIVEQLAAEGVRVVAGARTPSPELTGAAALAVPVDLSTAEGPARLVEAALGELGEIDILVNNVGGGDGGEGQTGGFAGFTDEQWRAAFELNFFSATRLTRAALPSLLRRRGAIVNVSSNGARMPHAGPVPYTTAKAALTAFGKALAEELGPHGVRVNTVSPGPVRTALWEDPNGYGAELARSMGLPHPDLLAGLPAATGMLTGRLVEPAEVAALVTYLASPLAGSVTGADHLIDGGATKTV, encoded by the coding sequence ATGCGGACCCAACTGACCGGCAAGACCGCCGTGGTGACCGGAGCCAGCCGGGGAATCGGGCTGGCGATCGTCGAGCAGCTCGCCGCCGAGGGCGTGCGGGTGGTGGCCGGGGCGCGCACGCCCTCGCCCGAACTGACCGGGGCCGCCGCGCTCGCCGTCCCGGTCGACCTGTCCACGGCCGAGGGGCCGGCGCGGCTGGTCGAGGCGGCGCTCGGCGAACTCGGCGAGATCGACATCCTGGTCAACAACGTCGGCGGCGGGGACGGCGGCGAGGGGCAGACCGGCGGCTTCGCCGGCTTCACCGACGAGCAGTGGCGGGCGGCCTTCGAACTGAACTTCTTCAGCGCCACCCGCCTCACCCGCGCCGCGCTGCCCAGCCTGCTGCGCCGCCGCGGCGCCATCGTGAACGTGTCCTCCAACGGCGCGCGCATGCCGCACGCGGGGCCGGTCCCGTACACCACCGCCAAGGCGGCGCTGACCGCGTTCGGCAAGGCCCTCGCCGAGGAGCTCGGCCCGCACGGCGTGCGGGTCAACACGGTCTCGCCCGGCCCGGTGCGCACCGCCCTGTGGGAGGACCCGAACGGCTACGGCGCCGAACTCGCCCGGTCCATGGGGCTGCCCCACCCGGACCTCCTGGCCGGACTGCCCGCCGCGACCGGCATGCTGACCGGCCGCCTGGTCGAGCCGGCCGAGGTCGCCGCCCTGGTCACCTACCTGGCCTCACCACTGGCGGGCAGCGTCACCGGCGCCGACCACCTGATCGACGGCGGCGCCACCAAGACCGTCTGA
- the ftsH gene encoding ATP-dependent zinc metalloprotease FtsH, translating into MDVKRFFRTPVMWIVLAVLAVIVLMQVVSSSGGYQTVDTGKVIAAITQGQVQQAELTTGNDQMIKVELKDGQEIDGEDRVQASYIDSQGVDIAKMLQSRYDSGDLEGSYTVSETEQNAFVSILLSLLPFVLIVVVFLFLMNQMQGGGSRVMNFGRSKAKLITKDTPKTTFADVAGADEAVEELQEIKEFLQEPAKFQAVGAKIPKGVLLYGPPGTGKTLLARAVAGEAGVPFYSISGSDFVEMFVGVGASRVRDLFEQAKANAPAIVFVDEIDAVGRHRGAGMGGGHDEREQTLNQLLVEMDGFDVKGGVILIAATNRPDILDPALLRPGRFDRQIAVERPDLQGRLQILQVHQKGKPIDPDVDLMAVARRTPGFTGADLANVLNEAALLTARGDKKLIDNKVLDEAIDRVVAGPQKRTRIMSDKEKKITAYHEGGHALVAAASPNSDPVHKITILSRGRALGYTMVLPDEDKYSTTRNEMLDQLAYMLGGRAAEELVFHDPTTGAANDIEKATSVARAMVTQYGMTERLGAIKLGSSDGEPFLGRELGHQRDYSESVAALVDEEVKKLIEVAHNEAWEILVENRDVLDNLVLALLEKETLNKNEIAEIFAPIVKRPARPAWTGSARRQPSTRPPVMSPKELAPAAATTGGVGGTATASGSSNGSANGSTNGASANGAGTGNGVGPVSGNGIGDTSAISETVQLPRLPEERPEG; encoded by the coding sequence ATGGACGTGAAGCGCTTCTTCCGTACACCGGTCATGTGGATCGTGCTGGCCGTCCTCGCCGTGATCGTACTGATGCAGGTCGTCTCCAGTTCGGGCGGCTACCAGACGGTCGACACCGGCAAGGTCATCGCGGCGATCACACAGGGGCAGGTCCAGCAGGCCGAGCTCACCACGGGCAACGACCAGATGATCAAGGTCGAGCTCAAGGACGGCCAGGAGATCGACGGCGAGGACCGGGTCCAGGCGTCGTACATCGACAGCCAGGGCGTGGACATCGCCAAGATGCTCCAGTCCCGCTACGACAGCGGCGACCTCGAAGGTTCCTACACGGTCAGCGAGACGGAGCAGAACGCCTTCGTCTCGATCCTGCTGTCCCTGCTGCCCTTCGTGCTCATCGTGGTCGTCTTCCTGTTCCTGATGAACCAGATGCAGGGCGGCGGCTCCCGGGTGATGAACTTCGGGCGGTCCAAGGCCAAGCTGATCACCAAGGACACCCCGAAGACGACGTTCGCCGACGTGGCCGGGGCCGACGAGGCCGTCGAGGAGCTCCAGGAGATCAAGGAGTTCCTCCAGGAGCCGGCGAAGTTCCAGGCCGTCGGCGCCAAGATCCCCAAGGGCGTTCTGCTCTACGGCCCGCCCGGCACCGGCAAGACCCTGCTGGCCCGCGCCGTGGCCGGCGAGGCCGGGGTGCCGTTCTACTCGATCTCCGGTTCCGACTTCGTCGAGATGTTCGTCGGTGTCGGCGCCTCCCGGGTCCGCGACCTGTTCGAGCAGGCCAAGGCGAACGCCCCGGCGATCGTCTTCGTGGACGAGATCGACGCCGTCGGCCGGCACCGCGGCGCCGGCATGGGCGGCGGCCACGACGAGCGCGAGCAGACCCTGAACCAGCTGCTCGTCGAGATGGACGGCTTCGACGTCAAGGGCGGCGTGATCCTGATCGCGGCCACCAACCGGCCGGACATCCTGGACCCGGCGCTGCTGCGCCCGGGCCGCTTCGACCGGCAGATCGCGGTGGAGCGCCCCGACCTCCAGGGCCGTCTGCAGATCCTGCAGGTGCACCAGAAGGGCAAGCCGATCGACCCGGACGTCGACCTGATGGCCGTCGCCCGGCGCACCCCCGGCTTCACCGGTGCCGACCTGGCCAACGTGCTCAACGAGGCGGCGCTGCTGACCGCCCGCGGGGACAAGAAGCTCATCGACAACAAGGTGCTGGACGAGGCCATCGACCGCGTGGTCGCCGGCCCGCAGAAGCGCACCCGGATCATGAGCGACAAGGAGAAGAAGATCACCGCGTACCACGAGGGCGGACACGCCCTGGTCGCGGCGGCCTCTCCGAACAGCGACCCGGTGCACAAGATCACCATCCTGTCCCGGGGCCGTGCCCTGGGCTACACGATGGTGCTGCCGGACGAGGACAAGTACTCCACCACCCGCAACGAGATGCTCGACCAGCTCGCCTACATGCTGGGCGGCCGGGCGGCCGAGGAACTGGTCTTCCACGACCCGACCACCGGCGCGGCCAACGACATCGAGAAGGCCACCAGCGTGGCCCGGGCGATGGTCACCCAGTACGGCATGACCGAGCGCCTCGGCGCGATCAAGCTCGGCTCCTCGGACGGCGAGCCGTTCCTCGGGCGTGAGCTTGGTCACCAGCGGGACTACTCCGAGTCGGTCGCGGCCCTGGTGGACGAGGAGGTCAAGAAGCTCATCGAGGTCGCCCACAACGAGGCGTGGGAGATCCTCGTCGAGAACCGCGACGTCCTGGATAACCTGGTTCTCGCGCTCCTGGAGAAGGAGACGCTGAACAAGAACGAGATCGCCGAGATCTTCGCTCCCATCGTCAAGCGCCCGGCGCGTCCGGCCTGGACGGGGTCGGCGCGGCGCCAGCCGTCCACCCGTCCCCCGGTGATGTCGCCCAAGGAGCTGGCTCCGGCGGCGGCCACCACCGGTGGCGTCGGCGGCACCGCGACGGCGAGCGGATCGTCCAACGGTTCGGCCAACGGATCGACCAACGGCGCCTCCGCGAACGGCGCGGGCACCGGCAACGGCGTCGGGCCCGTCAGCGGGAACGGCATCGGGGACACGAGCGCGATCTCGGAGACCGTGCAGCTGCCGCGGCTGCCGGAGGAACGTCCGGAAGGCTGA